A single region of the Anomaloglossus baeobatrachus isolate aAnoBae1 chromosome 2, aAnoBae1.hap1, whole genome shotgun sequence genome encodes:
- the LOC142290876 gene encoding putative gastrointestinal growth factor xP1, with amino-acid sequence MNYKVFCLFAIALIVGSFSSVHGQAALTERQCSVEPVARVNCGDPGISPTACFNKGCCYSNMNPEAIWCYYAMPDDECLL; translated from the exons ATGAACTACAAGGTGTTCTGTTTATTTGCCATCGCCCTCATTGTTGGGTCCTTCAGCTCTGTACACGGGCAGGCTGCACTCA cTGAGCGACAATGCTCTGTTGAACCAGTCGCAAGAGTAAATTGTGGAGATCCCGGCATCTCACCAACTGCATGTTTCAACAAGGGATGCTGCtatagcaatatgaacccagaagccATCTGGTGCTACTATGCTATGCCCGATGACG AATGCCTATTGTAA